Proteins encoded within one genomic window of Streptomyces rubradiris:
- the ruvB gene encoding Holliday junction branch migration DNA helicase RuvB, producing MNWDDTTGTPAEERLVGASADREDQAVEAALRPKDLGEFIGQEKVREQLDLVLRAARARGATADHVLLSGAPGLGKTTLSMIIAAEMGAPIRITSGPAIQHAGDLASILSSLQEGEVLFLDEIHRMSRPAEEMLYMAMEDFRVDVIVGKGPGATAIPLELPPFTLVGATTRAGLLPPPLRDRFGFTAHMEFYSPHELERVVHRSASLLDVGIEPDGAAEIAGRSRGTPRIANRLLRRVRDYAQVKADGLITRDIAAAALAVYEVDERGLDRLDRAVLQALLKLFGGGPVGLSTLAVAVGEERETVEEVAEPFLVREGLLARTPRGRIATPAAWAHLGLTPPQAPAAGNGQQDLFGA from the coding sequence GTGAACTGGGACGACACCACCGGTACCCCCGCCGAGGAGCGGCTCGTCGGTGCGTCCGCCGACCGGGAGGACCAGGCCGTCGAGGCCGCCCTGCGCCCCAAGGACCTCGGCGAGTTCATCGGCCAGGAGAAGGTCCGCGAACAGCTCGACCTGGTGCTGCGCGCCGCACGCGCGCGGGGCGCCACCGCGGACCACGTGCTGCTCTCCGGCGCGCCCGGCCTCGGCAAGACCACCCTGTCGATGATCATCGCGGCGGAGATGGGCGCCCCCATCCGCATCACCTCCGGCCCCGCCATCCAGCACGCCGGCGACCTCGCCTCGATCCTGTCCTCGCTCCAGGAGGGTGAGGTGCTCTTCCTCGACGAGATCCACCGCATGTCCCGGCCCGCCGAGGAGATGCTGTACATGGCGATGGAGGACTTCCGCGTCGACGTCATCGTGGGCAAGGGCCCCGGCGCCACCGCGATCCCGCTGGAGCTGCCGCCGTTCACCCTGGTCGGCGCCACCACGCGGGCGGGCCTGCTGCCGCCGCCGCTGCGCGACCGCTTCGGCTTCACCGCGCACATGGAGTTCTACTCCCCGCACGAGCTGGAGCGCGTGGTGCACCGCTCGGCGAGCCTGCTGGACGTCGGGATCGAACCGGACGGCGCCGCCGAGATCGCCGGCCGTTCCCGGGGCACGCCCCGCATCGCCAACCGCCTGCTGCGCCGCGTCCGCGACTACGCGCAGGTCAAGGCCGACGGGCTGATCACCCGGGACATCGCCGCCGCCGCGCTCGCCGTCTACGAGGTCGACGAGCGCGGCCTGGACCGGCTGGACCGCGCCGTCCTCCAGGCCCTGCTGAAGCTGTTCGGCGGCGGGCCGGTGGGCCTGTCCACCCTGGCCGTCGCGGTGGGGGAGGAGCGGGAGACCGTGGAGGAGGTCGCCGAGCCGTTCCTGGTCCGCGAGGGCCTGCTCGCCCGCACCCCGCGCGGCCGGATCGCCACCCCCGCCGCCTGGGCGCACCTGGGACTGACCCCGCCGCAGGCGCCGGCCGCGGGAAACGGACAACAGGACTTGTTCGGGGCGTGA
- the ruvA gene encoding Holliday junction branch migration protein RuvA: MIAFVSGTVAALAPDAAVVEVGGVGMAVQCTPNTLSALRVGRPARLHTSLVVREDSLTLYGFADDDERQVFELLQTASGVGPRLAQAMLAVHTPDALRRAVATGDEKALTAVPGIGKKGAQKLLLELKDRLGEPVGAPAVGAPAGQGWRDQLHAALIGLGYATREADEAVAAVAPQAEAAAGTPQVGPLLKAALQTLNRAR, encoded by the coding sequence ATGATCGCCTTCGTCAGCGGCACGGTCGCCGCGCTCGCCCCGGATGCCGCCGTCGTCGAGGTCGGGGGCGTCGGCATGGCCGTCCAGTGCACGCCGAACACCCTGTCGGCACTGCGCGTGGGCCGGCCCGCCCGGCTGCACACCTCCCTCGTCGTCCGCGAGGACTCGCTCACCCTGTACGGCTTCGCGGACGACGACGAACGCCAGGTCTTCGAGCTGCTGCAGACCGCGAGCGGCGTCGGCCCGCGCCTCGCCCAGGCCATGCTCGCCGTGCACACCCCGGACGCGCTGCGCCGCGCGGTCGCCACCGGTGACGAGAAGGCGCTCACCGCCGTCCCCGGCATCGGAAAGAAGGGCGCCCAGAAGCTGCTGCTGGAGCTGAAGGACCGGCTCGGCGAGCCCGTCGGCGCCCCGGCCGTCGGCGCGCCCGCCGGCCAGGGCTGGCGCGACCAGCTGCACGCGGCCCTGATCGGTCTCGGCTACGCCACCCGCGAGGCCGACGAGGCGGTGGCCGCCGTGGCGCCCCAGGCCGAGGCGGCGGCCGGCACCCCGCAGGTGGGCCCGCTGCTGAAGGCCGCCCTGCAGACCCTGAACCGCGCCCGCTGA
- the ruvC gene encoding crossover junction endodeoxyribonuclease RuvC: MRVLGVDPGLTRCGIGVVEGVAGRPLTMLGVGVVRTPADADLSHRLLAVERGIEEWLDEHRPEFVAVERVFSQHNVRTVMGTAQASAVAMLCAARRGIPVALHTPSEVKAAVTGSGRAEKAQVGAMVTRLLRLAAPPKPADAADALALAICHIWRAPAQSRLQQAVARHTVHATKGPTA, encoded by the coding sequence GTGCGTGTTCTGGGGGTGGACCCCGGCCTGACCCGGTGCGGGATCGGCGTGGTCGAGGGCGTCGCGGGCCGCCCGCTGACCATGCTCGGCGTCGGTGTCGTCCGCACCCCGGCCGACGCCGACCTCAGCCACCGGCTGCTCGCCGTCGAGCGGGGCATCGAGGAATGGCTGGACGAGCACCGGCCCGAGTTCGTCGCCGTGGAGCGCGTCTTCAGCCAGCACAACGTGCGCACGGTCATGGGCACCGCCCAGGCCAGCGCCGTGGCCATGCTGTGCGCCGCCCGGCGCGGCATCCCGGTCGCCCTGCACACCCCCAGCGAGGTCAAGGCCGCCGTCACCGGCTCCGGACGCGCCGAGAAGGCCCAGGTGGGCGCCATGGTCACCCGCCTGCTGCGGCTGGCCGCGCCCCCGAAGCCCGCCGACGCCGCCGACGCCCTCGCGCTCGCCATCTGCCACATCTGGCGGGCCCCCGCCCAGAGCCGGCTCCAGCAGGCAGTGGCCCGGCACACAGTCCACGCAACGAAAGGCCCCACGGCATGA
- a CDS encoding YebC/PmpR family DNA-binding transcriptional regulator, with the protein MSGHSKWATTKHKKAVIDAKRGKLFAKLIKNIEVAARMGGADPEGNPTLYDAIQKAKKSSVPNKNIDSAVKRGAGLEAGGADYETIMYEGYGPNGVAVLIECLTDNRNRAASEVRVAMTRNGGSMADPGSVSYLFNRKGVVIVPKGELTEDDVLGAVLDAGAEEVNDLGETFEVLSEPTDLVAVRTALQDAGIDYESAEANFVPTMQVELDEEGAKKIFKLIDALEDSDDVQNVFANFDVSDEIMEKVDA; encoded by the coding sequence ATGTCCGGCCACTCTAAATGGGCCACGACGAAGCACAAGAAGGCCGTGATCGACGCCAAGCGCGGCAAGCTCTTCGCGAAGCTGATCAAGAACATCGAGGTCGCGGCGCGCATGGGCGGCGCGGACCCCGAGGGCAACCCGACGCTGTACGACGCCATCCAGAAGGCGAAGAAGTCGTCGGTCCCGAACAAGAACATCGACTCCGCGGTCAAGCGCGGCGCGGGCCTGGAGGCCGGCGGCGCCGACTACGAGACGATCATGTACGAGGGCTACGGTCCGAACGGTGTCGCGGTGCTCATCGAGTGCCTCACCGACAACCGCAACCGCGCCGCCTCCGAGGTCCGCGTCGCCATGACCCGCAACGGCGGCTCCATGGCCGACCCGGGCTCGGTGTCGTACCTGTTCAACCGCAAGGGCGTCGTGATCGTCCCCAAGGGCGAGCTGACCGAGGACGACGTGCTCGGCGCGGTGCTGGACGCCGGTGCCGAGGAGGTCAACGACCTCGGTGAGACCTTCGAGGTCCTCAGCGAGCCGACCGACCTCGTCGCGGTCCGCACCGCTCTTCAGGACGCCGGCATCGACTACGAGTCGGCCGAGGCCAACTTCGTCCCGACCATGCAGGTCGAGCTGGACGAGGAGGGCGCCAAGAAGATCTTCAAGCTCATCGACGCGCTGGAGGACAGCGACGACGTGCAGAACGTCTTCGCCAACTTCGACGTGAGCGACGAGATCATGGAGAAGGTCGACGCGTAA
- the pdxT gene encoding pyridoxal 5'-phosphate synthase glutaminase subunit PdxT — protein sequence MNTPVIGVLALQGDVREHLIALAAADAVARPVRRPEELAEVDGLVLPGGESTTISKLAVLFGVMEPLRARVRDGMPVYGTCAGLIMLADKILDPRSGQETIGGIDMIVRRNAFGRQNESFEASVDVKGITGDPVEGVFIRAPWVESVGAGAEVLAEHDGHIVAVRQGNALATSFHPELTGDHRVHSLFVDMVRGDRAAESL from the coding sequence ATGAACACTCCTGTCATAGGCGTCCTGGCCCTCCAGGGCGACGTACGGGAGCACCTCATCGCCCTGGCCGCGGCCGACGCCGTGGCCAGGCCGGTGCGGCGCCCCGAGGAACTCGCCGAGGTGGACGGCCTCGTCCTGCCCGGCGGCGAGTCGACCACCATCTCCAAGCTGGCCGTCCTCTTCGGCGTGATGGAGCCCCTCCGCGCGCGCGTGCGCGACGGCATGCCCGTCTACGGCACCTGCGCGGGCCTGATCATGCTCGCCGACAAGATCCTCGACCCGCGCTCGGGCCAGGAGACCATCGGCGGCATCGACATGATCGTGCGCCGCAACGCCTTCGGCCGGCAGAACGAGTCGTTCGAGGCATCGGTCGACGTCAAGGGCATCACGGGCGACCCCGTGGAGGGCGTCTTCATCCGCGCCCCCTGGGTGGAGTCCGTCGGCGCCGGGGCCGAGGTGCTCGCCGAGCACGACGGCCACATCGTCGCCGTCCGCCAGGGCAACGCGCTCGCCACCTCCTTCCACCCGGAGCTGACCGGCGACCACCGTGTGCACTCGCTGTTCGTCGACATGGTGCGCGGCGACCGGGCGGCGGAGTCCTTGTAG
- the pdxS gene encoding pyridoxal 5'-phosphate synthase lyase subunit PdxS produces MSTTENQAPETGTARVKRGMAEQLKGGVIMDVVTPEQAKIAEDAGAVAVMALERVPADIRKDGGVARMSDPDMIEGIIDAVSIPVMAKSRIGHFVEAQVLQSLGVDYIDESEVLTPADEVNHSDKWSFTTPFVCGATNLGEALRRIAEGAAMIRSKGEAGTGNVVEAVRHLRQIKGDIARLRGLDNHELYAAAKELRAPYELVKEVAELGKLPVVLFSAGGVATPADAALMRQLGAEGVFVGSGIFKSGDPAKRAAAIVKATTFYDDPKIIADASRNLGEAMVGINCDTLPETERYANRGW; encoded by the coding sequence GTGTCCACCACCGAGAACCAGGCTCCCGAGACCGGCACCGCCCGTGTGAAGCGCGGCATGGCCGAGCAGCTCAAGGGCGGCGTGATCATGGACGTCGTCACGCCGGAGCAGGCGAAGATCGCCGAGGACGCGGGCGCCGTCGCCGTCATGGCCCTGGAGCGCGTCCCGGCCGACATCCGCAAGGACGGCGGCGTGGCCCGTATGTCCGACCCGGACATGATCGAGGGCATCATCGACGCGGTCTCCATCCCGGTGATGGCCAAGTCCCGCATCGGCCACTTCGTCGAGGCCCAGGTGCTGCAGTCCCTCGGCGTGGACTACATCGACGAGTCCGAGGTGCTCACCCCGGCCGACGAGGTCAACCACTCCGACAAGTGGTCCTTCACCACCCCGTTCGTGTGCGGTGCCACCAACCTGGGCGAGGCCCTGCGCCGCATCGCCGAGGGCGCCGCGATGATCCGCTCCAAGGGCGAGGCCGGCACCGGCAACGTGGTCGAGGCCGTCCGCCACCTGCGCCAGATCAAGGGCGACATCGCCCGTCTGCGCGGCCTGGACAACCACGAGCTGTACGCCGCCGCCAAGGAGCTGCGCGCCCCCTACGAGCTGGTCAAGGAGGTCGCCGAGCTGGGCAAGCTCCCGGTGGTGCTGTTCTCCGCCGGCGGTGTGGCCACCCCGGCCGACGCGGCCCTGATGCGCCAGCTCGGCGCCGAGGGCGTGTTCGTCGGCTCCGGCATCTTCAAGTCCGGCGACCCGGCCAAGCGCGCCGCCGCCATCGTGAAGGCCACCACCTTCTACGACGACCCGAAGATCATCGCGGACGCGTCCCGCAACCTCGGCGAGGCCATGGTCGGCATCAACTGCGACACCCTCCCCGAGACCGAGCGCTACGCGAACCGCGGCTGGTAA
- a CDS encoding glycosyltransferase family 4 protein → MRIGIVCPYSWDVPGGVQFHIRDLAEYFLRLGHHVSVLAPADDDTPLPPYVVSAGRAVPVPYNGSVARLNFGFLSAARVRRWLHEGAFDVVHIHEPTSPSLGLLTCWAASGPIVATFHTSNPRSRAMIAAYAILQAALEKISARIAVSEYARRTLVEHLGGDAVVIPNGVDVDFFAKAEPRPEWQGGTIGFIGRIDEPRKGLPVLMRALPGILAARPETRLLVAGRGDEEAAVADLPEELRPRVEFLGMISDQDKARLLRSVDLYVAPNTGGESFGIILVEAMSAGAPVLASDLDAFVQVLDQGEAGEVFANEDADALAEAAVRLLGDPARLAELRARGSAHVRRFDWSTVGADILSVYETVTAGAAAVATDERATGLRARFGLARD, encoded by the coding sequence GTGAGAATCGGGATCGTCTGCCCGTACTCCTGGGACGTGCCCGGTGGCGTCCAGTTCCATATCCGTGACCTCGCCGAGTACTTCCTCCGCCTCGGCCACCACGTCTCCGTGCTCGCCCCGGCCGACGACGACACCCCGCTGCCGCCGTACGTCGTCTCCGCCGGCCGCGCGGTCCCGGTGCCGTACAACGGCTCGGTGGCCCGGCTGAACTTCGGCTTCCTGTCGGCCGCGCGGGTACGGCGCTGGCTGCACGAGGGCGCCTTCGACGTGGTGCACATCCACGAGCCGACCTCGCCCTCGCTGGGCCTGCTGACCTGCTGGGCGGCGTCCGGCCCGATCGTGGCCACCTTCCACACCTCCAACCCGCGCTCGCGCGCGATGATCGCCGCCTACGCGATCCTCCAGGCCGCGCTGGAGAAGATCAGCGCGCGGATCGCGGTCAGCGAGTACGCCCGGCGCACGCTGGTCGAGCACCTCGGCGGGGACGCGGTGGTCATCCCCAACGGCGTCGACGTGGACTTCTTCGCCAAGGCCGAGCCCAGGCCCGAGTGGCAGGGCGGCACCATCGGGTTCATCGGCCGGATCGACGAGCCGCGCAAGGGACTGCCCGTCCTGATGCGGGCGCTGCCGGGCATCCTCGCGGCCCGGCCGGAGACCCGGCTGCTGGTGGCCGGCCGGGGCGACGAGGAGGCGGCCGTCGCCGACCTGCCGGAGGAGCTGCGCCCGCGCGTGGAGTTCCTCGGCATGATCAGCGACCAGGACAAGGCCCGGCTGCTGCGCAGCGTCGACCTGTACGTGGCGCCCAACACCGGCGGGGAGAGCTTCGGCATCATCCTGGTCGAGGCGATGTCGGCGGGCGCGCCCGTGCTCGCCTCCGACCTGGACGCGTTCGTGCAGGTCCTCGACCAGGGCGAGGCCGGCGAGGTGTTCGCCAACGAGGACGCCGACGCGCTGGCCGAGGCCGCCGTACGCCTGCTCGGCGACCCGGCCCGCCTGGCCGAGCTGCGCGCGCGGGGCAGCGCCCACGTACGGCGCTTCGACTGGTCGACGGTCGGCGCGGACATCCTGTCCGTCTACGAGACGGTGACGGCGGGCGCGGCGGCGGTCGCCACGGACGAACGCGCGACGGGCCTGCGGGCGCGCTTCGGACTGGCACGGGACTGA
- a CDS encoding phosphatidylinositol mannoside acyltransferase: protein MSAADRFADALYGLGWSTVKKLPEPVAVRLGRTIADAAWKRRGKGVRRLEANYARVVPGASPERLAELSRAGMRSYLRYWMESFRLPAWSAERVKAGFVPKDLHHLTEGLAAGRGVVLALPHLANWDLAGAWVTTKLQTPFTTVAERLKPESLYDRFVAYREGLGMEVLPHSGGAAFGTLARRLRDGGLVCLVADRDLSASGVEVDFFGERARMPAGPALLAQHTGALLLPVTLWYDDSPVMRGRVHPPIEVPGSGTRAEKTSLMTQALADAFAAGIAEHPEDWHMLQRLWLADLDPAKGPS from the coding sequence GTGAGCGCCGCCGACCGGTTCGCCGACGCGCTGTACGGCCTCGGCTGGAGCACCGTGAAGAAGCTCCCCGAGCCGGTCGCCGTGCGCCTGGGCCGGACCATCGCCGACGCCGCCTGGAAGCGGCGCGGCAAGGGCGTACGGCGCCTGGAGGCCAACTACGCGCGCGTGGTGCCCGGGGCGTCCCCGGAGCGGCTCGCGGAGCTGTCCCGCGCGGGCATGCGCTCGTACCTGCGGTACTGGATGGAGTCCTTCCGGCTGCCGGCCTGGAGCGCCGAGCGGGTGAAGGCCGGCTTCGTCCCCAAGGACCTGCACCATCTGACCGAGGGGCTGGCCGCCGGCCGGGGCGTGGTCCTCGCCCTGCCGCACCTGGCCAACTGGGACCTGGCCGGGGCATGGGTCACCACCAAGCTCCAGACGCCGTTCACGACGGTCGCCGAGCGGCTGAAGCCGGAGTCGCTCTACGACCGTTTCGTGGCCTACCGCGAAGGTCTGGGCATGGAGGTGCTGCCGCACAGCGGCGGAGCGGCCTTCGGCACCCTGGCCCGGCGGCTGCGCGACGGCGGGCTGGTCTGCCTGGTCGCCGACCGCGACCTGTCCGCCTCCGGTGTCGAGGTCGACTTCTTCGGGGAGCGGGCCCGCATGCCGGCCGGTCCGGCCCTGCTCGCCCAGCACACGGGCGCGCTGCTGCTGCCCGTCACCCTCTGGTACGACGACTCCCCCGTCATGCGGGGCCGGGTCCACCCCCCGATCGAGGTACCCGGGTCGGGTACGCGCGCGGAGAAGACGTCCCTCATGACACAGGCGCTGGCCGACGCCTTCGCCGCCGGGATCGCCGAGCACCCGGAGGACTGGCACATGCTCCAGCGCCTGTGGCTCGCCGACCTCGACCCCGCGAAGGGACCCTCGTGA
- the pgsA gene encoding phosphatidylinositol phosphate synthase — MLNKYARAFFTRVLTPFAAFLIRRGVSPDTVTLIGTAGVVAGALVFYPRGEFFWGTVVITLFVFSDLVDGNMARQLGRSSRWGAFLDSTLDRVADGAIFGGFALWYAGRGDDNVLCAVSIFCLASGQVVSYTKARGESIGLPVAVNGLVERAERLVISLVAAGFAGLHKFGVPGIQWLLPIALWLVAAGSLVTLVQRVVTVRRESAEAEAAAGQAGGAAR, encoded by the coding sequence ATGCTGAACAAGTACGCGCGTGCATTCTTCACGCGTGTCCTCACACCGTTCGCCGCGTTTCTCATCCGGCGGGGGGTGAGCCCTGACACGGTGACCCTCATCGGCACGGCCGGGGTGGTCGCGGGGGCGCTGGTCTTCTACCCCAGGGGGGAGTTCTTCTGGGGCACGGTCGTGATCACCCTGTTCGTCTTCTCGGACCTGGTCGACGGCAACATGGCCCGCCAGCTGGGCCGCTCCAGCCGCTGGGGCGCCTTCCTGGACTCCACCCTGGACCGGGTCGCCGACGGCGCGATCTTCGGCGGTTTCGCGCTGTGGTACGCGGGCCGCGGTGACGACAACGTGCTGTGCGCGGTGTCGATCTTCTGCCTGGCCAGCGGCCAGGTGGTGTCGTACACCAAGGCGCGCGGCGAGTCGATCGGGCTGCCGGTCGCCGTCAACGGGCTCGTCGAACGCGCCGAGCGGCTGGTGATCTCGCTGGTCGCGGCCGGGTTCGCGGGCCTGCACAAGTTCGGTGTGCCGGGCATCCAGTGGCTGCTGCCGATCGCGCTGTGGCTCGTCGCGGCGGGCAGCCTGGTCACCCTGGTGCAGCGGGTGGTCACCGTCCGCCGCGAGTCCGCGGAGGCCGAGGCGGCGGCCGGTCAGGCCGGCGGGGCCGCGCGGTGA
- a CDS encoding elongation factor G-like protein EF-G2, with protein sequence MGDKAQTHHPGAAGRALTADRPTSVRNVVLVGHTGSGKTTLVEALALTAGAVNRAGRVEDGGTVSDYDDIEHRQQRSVQLSLVPVEWDGIKVNLLDTPGYADFVGELRAGLRAADAALFVVSASDGVDGSTRMVWEECAAVGMPRAIVITHLEAARANFEEMTRICAEAFGGDDPDAVLPLYLPLRGPEGPDGHAPVTGLVGLLSGKLFDYSTGERKESEPGEDQLPGIEEARNRLIEGIIAESEDETLMDRYLGGEQIDVKTLVQDLERAVARGSFHPVLAAAPAAEGARQGLGTVELLELVTGGFPTPFEHPMPRVTTIDGRPRELKPCDTDGPLVAEVVKTSSDPYVGRLSLVRVFSGTLRPDQPVHVSGHGLADRGHEDHDVDEKVGTLSMPFGKQQRPVTHAVAGDLVCVAKLGRAETGDTLSAKDDPLLMEPWQMPDPLLPVAIRAHSKADEDKLSQGLARLVAEDPTMRLEQNQDTHQVVLWCLGEAHADVALERLRGRYGVQVDVIPHKVSLRETFATKATGRGRHVKQSGGHGQYAICEIEVEPLPGGSGIEFVDKVVGGAVPRQFIPSVEKGVRAQAAKGVAAGYPLIDVRVTLVDGKAHSVDSSDAAFQTAGALALREAAADARIHLLEPVAEVTVLVGDAYVGAVMSDLSGRRGRLLGTEQTGSGRTLIRAEVPEFEIGRYAVDLRSLSHGTARFDRAYARHEPMPPQIAERVREQAGDEG encoded by the coding sequence ATGGGCGACAAGGCACAGACACACCACCCCGGAGCCGCCGGCAGGGCTCTCACGGCCGACCGGCCCACCTCCGTACGGAACGTGGTGCTGGTCGGCCACACCGGCTCGGGAAAGACGACCCTGGTGGAGGCCCTCGCGCTGACCGCGGGGGCGGTGAACCGGGCGGGCCGCGTGGAGGACGGCGGCACCGTCTCCGACTACGACGACATCGAGCACCGCCAGCAGCGCTCGGTCCAGCTCTCCCTGGTACCGGTCGAATGGGACGGCATCAAGGTCAACCTGCTCGACACCCCCGGATACGCCGACTTCGTCGGGGAACTGCGGGCCGGGCTGCGCGCCGCGGACGCGGCCCTCTTCGTCGTGTCGGCCTCGGACGGCGTCGACGGCTCCACCCGGATGGTGTGGGAGGAGTGCGCGGCCGTCGGCATGCCCCGCGCGATCGTGATCACCCACCTGGAGGCCGCCCGCGCGAACTTCGAGGAGATGACCCGGATCTGCGCGGAGGCATTCGGCGGCGACGACCCCGACGCCGTGCTGCCGCTGTACCTGCCGCTGCGCGGCCCCGAGGGACCCGACGGGCACGCACCGGTCACCGGGCTGGTCGGCCTGCTGTCGGGGAAGCTGTTCGACTACTCGACCGGGGAACGCAAGGAGTCCGAGCCCGGCGAGGACCAGCTGCCCGGCATCGAGGAGGCCCGCAACCGGCTCATCGAGGGGATCATCGCCGAGAGCGAGGACGAGACCCTCATGGACCGCTACCTGGGCGGCGAGCAGATCGACGTCAAGACCCTGGTCCAGGATCTGGAGCGGGCCGTGGCGCGCGGCTCCTTCCACCCCGTGCTGGCCGCCGCGCCCGCCGCCGAGGGCGCCCGGCAGGGACTCGGCACCGTGGAACTGCTGGAACTGGTCACCGGCGGCTTCCCCACCCCCTTCGAACACCCCATGCCCCGGGTCACCACGATCGACGGCAGGCCGCGCGAGCTGAAACCCTGCGACACCGACGGCCCGCTGGTCGCCGAGGTCGTCAAGACCTCCTCCGACCCCTACGTGGGCCGGCTCTCCCTGGTCCGCGTCTTCTCCGGCACCCTCCGCCCGGACCAGCCGGTGCACGTCTCCGGGCACGGCCTCGCCGACCGCGGCCACGAGGACCACGACGTGGACGAGAAGGTCGGCACCCTGTCCATGCCCTTCGGCAAACAGCAGCGCCCGGTCACCCACGCCGTCGCCGGCGACCTGGTGTGCGTGGCCAAGCTGGGCCGCGCCGAGACCGGCGACACCCTCTCCGCCAAGGACGACCCGCTGCTGATGGAGCCCTGGCAGATGCCCGACCCGCTGCTGCCGGTCGCCATCCGGGCGCACAGCAAGGCCGACGAGGACAAACTCTCCCAGGGCCTGGCCCGGCTCGTCGCCGAGGACCCGACGATGCGCCTGGAACAGAACCAGGACACCCACCAGGTCGTCCTGTGGTGCCTGGGCGAGGCGCACGCCGACGTGGCCCTGGAACGGCTGCGCGGCCGCTACGGCGTCCAGGTCGACGTCATCCCGCACAAGGTCTCCCTCCGGGAGACGTTCGCCACCAAGGCCACCGGGCGGGGCCGGCACGTCAAGCAGTCCGGCGGGCACGGCCAGTACGCCATCTGCGAGATCGAGGTGGAGCCGCTGCCCGGCGGCTCGGGCATCGAGTTCGTGGACAAGGTGGTCGGCGGCGCGGTGCCCCGGCAGTTCATCCCCTCCGTCGAGAAGGGCGTCCGCGCCCAGGCCGCCAAGGGCGTCGCCGCCGGATACCCCCTGATCGACGTCCGGGTGACGCTGGTGGACGGCAAGGCCCACTCGGTGGACTCCTCCGACGCCGCCTTCCAGACGGCGGGCGCGCTCGCCCTGCGCGAGGCCGCCGCGGACGCCCGGATCCACCTGCTGGAACCGGTCGCCGAGGTGACCGTGCTCGTCGGCGACGCCTACGTGGGCGCCGTGATGAGCGACCTCTCCGGCCGCCGCGGCCGGCTGCTCGGCACCGAACAGACCGGCTCCGGACGGACGCTGATCCGCGCCGAGGTGCCCGAGTTCGAGATCGGCCGGTACGCCGTCGACCTCCG